A portion of the Pseudarthrobacter sp. L1SW genome contains these proteins:
- a CDS encoding DUF4032 domain-containing protein has product MTEEYSAQWHDEPTDYGQIGKLPRFVAASADDGKAASVSSSLNITAAAADPELLDLPWHIALEDWPAENLAALPRGISRHIVRFAHLGGSVIAIKETSEHVARHEYHMLRKLARLDVPCVEPVAVITGRTTLDGRPLNPVLVTRHLKFSMPYRALFSQMLRKDTLTRLIDAQALLLVRLHLIGFYWGDVSLSNTLFRRDAGAFAAYLVDAETGELYPDLSTGQREYDLEIARVNIAGELMDLLDGGLIEEKVDPVATSELIMDSYRRLWQELTEKESFELGERWRVSARIRRLNELGFDVEEYAIKTTQNGTTIQLQPKVVDAGHHQRRLLRLTGIDAQENQARRLLNDMDSFRADNNPQMDEEYSAHLWVSQIFEPIVRSIPRDLSGKLEPAEVVHEVLEHRWYMSEKQERHIPLAEAVQSYIDSILRHRRDEAAIMLNPDTGLLKILEVETEESRYGDDESIDEYPDSDD; this is encoded by the coding sequence ATGACCGAGGAATACAGCGCCCAGTGGCACGACGAACCCACCGACTACGGGCAGATCGGGAAGCTGCCGCGGTTTGTCGCCGCAAGTGCTGATGATGGCAAGGCCGCCTCGGTCTCCAGTTCCCTCAACATCACGGCGGCGGCCGCGGATCCCGAGCTCCTGGACCTGCCGTGGCACATCGCCCTGGAAGACTGGCCCGCGGAGAACCTGGCGGCGCTTCCGCGCGGCATCTCCCGCCATATCGTGCGCTTTGCGCACCTCGGGGGTTCCGTCATTGCCATCAAGGAAACGTCGGAGCACGTGGCCCGGCACGAATACCACATGCTCCGCAAGCTGGCCCGCCTGGATGTCCCGTGCGTGGAACCGGTGGCGGTGATTACGGGCCGCACCACCCTGGACGGGCGCCCCCTGAACCCGGTGCTGGTCACCCGGCACCTGAAGTTTTCCATGCCCTACCGCGCCCTGTTCTCCCAGATGCTCCGCAAGGACACCCTGACGCGCCTTATTGACGCCCAGGCGCTGCTGCTGGTGCGGCTCCACCTGATCGGCTTCTACTGGGGCGACGTGTCCCTTTCCAATACGCTGTTCAGGCGCGACGCCGGTGCATTTGCCGCCTACCTGGTAGACGCGGAGACCGGCGAGCTCTACCCGGACCTGTCCACGGGCCAGCGCGAATATGACCTGGAGATCGCACGGGTCAACATCGCGGGCGAGCTGATGGACCTGCTCGATGGCGGGCTGATCGAGGAAAAGGTGGACCCGGTGGCCACCAGCGAGCTGATCATGGACAGCTACCGCCGCCTGTGGCAGGAGCTTACCGAAAAGGAGTCCTTCGAGCTGGGTGAGCGCTGGCGGGTGAGCGCCCGGATCCGCAGGCTCAACGAACTCGGCTTCGACGTCGAGGAATACGCCATCAAGACCACCCAGAACGGCACCACCATCCAGCTGCAGCCCAAGGTGGTGGATGCGGGGCACCACCAGCGGCGGTTGCTGAGGCTTACCGGGATCGACGCCCAGGAGAACCAGGCGCGCCGCCTCCTCAATGACATGGACTCCTTCCGGGCGGACAACAACCCGCAAATGGACGAGGAATACAGCGCCCACCTCTGGGTCAGCCAGATCTTCGAGCCGATCGTCAGGTCCATTCCGCGGGACCTTTCCGGCAAGCTCGAACCAGCCGAAGTGGTGCACGAGGTCCTGGAGCACCGCTGGTACATGTCTGAAAAGCAGGAACGGCACATCCCGCTGGCGGAGGCCGTGCAGTCCTACATCGACTCCATCCTGCGGCACCGCCGGGACGAGGCCGCTATTATGCTGAACCCGGACACCGGGCTCCTGAAGATCCTCGAAGTGGAGACCGAGGAGTCGCGCTACGGCGATGACGAATCGATCGACGAGTACCCCGACTCGGACGACTGA
- a CDS encoding thioredoxin domain-containing protein — MSPANEVRKSKAERTAEAREKARQIREAQLKKDKRNKLLIGWGIVAAVVAILAVVALVVTTSIRQNTPVADQGPVPANANVNGGVTLLANSEVKKTDPATVDIANLPAKPDAQPNPVVAPGAEAEAGQPVKVIAYIDFICPVCLRFEQTYNEALTSLRNEGKISMEYRPLGFLDRQSSTNYSSRSANAAACVADKAPEKYADYVNVLFDNQPAEGGAGLSDDKLKSLASDLGADINSCVDDKTFRPYVKYSTQLAENTGITGTPTIFVDGKKWDGASDLNAEIQAAIDAKA; from the coding sequence ATGAGCCCCGCAAACGAAGTACGTAAGTCCAAGGCTGAGCGAACCGCGGAGGCGCGGGAAAAGGCGCGCCAGATCCGTGAGGCCCAGCTGAAGAAGGACAAGCGCAACAAGCTGCTCATCGGCTGGGGCATCGTGGCCGCCGTCGTGGCCATCCTGGCTGTTGTTGCACTGGTGGTGACCACCAGCATCAGGCAGAACACTCCCGTCGCGGACCAGGGGCCCGTGCCTGCCAACGCCAACGTCAACGGCGGCGTGACCCTGCTGGCCAACTCCGAGGTGAAGAAGACGGACCCGGCCACCGTGGACATTGCCAACCTTCCGGCCAAGCCTGATGCACAGCCGAACCCGGTGGTGGCTCCGGGAGCCGAGGCTGAAGCGGGGCAGCCCGTCAAGGTTATCGCCTATATCGACTTCATCTGCCCGGTGTGCCTGCGGTTCGAACAGACGTACAACGAGGCCCTGACCAGCCTCCGCAATGAAGGCAAGATCAGCATGGAGTACCGGCCGCTGGGCTTCCTGGACCGCCAGTCCAGCACCAACTACTCCTCGCGTTCCGCGAACGCCGCCGCCTGCGTGGCGGACAAGGCCCCCGAAAAGTACGCGGACTATGTGAATGTCCTCTTCGACAACCAGCCCGCAGAAGGCGGAGCGGGCCTGTCCGACGACAAGTTGAAGTCACTGGCCAGCGACCTTGGTGCCGACATCAACAGTTGCGTGGACGACAAGACTTTCCGTCCCTACGTCAAGTACTCCACCCAGCTCGCCGAAAATACCGGCATCACGGGTACGCCCACGATCTTCGTCGATGGCAAGAAGTGGGACGGCGCCTCGGACCTGAACGCAGAGATCCAGGCGGCAATCGACGCGAAGGCCTAA
- the otsB gene encoding trehalose-phosphatase, whose translation MTPDGRHAKDKLSLSPELREAIRRIAKTEHLLVAMDFDGTIAPIVGRAGDARPLPRSAAAFAGLAVLPRTTTALISGRALASLRTVASPPVDTLLIGSHGAEAWLGPGSAGLTLDEGQKALLGEVRAILEDITREAPGTVLEDKPAGVVLHTRLAADDVAEDAVAAARSLLQDRKGVFLKDGKRVLETSVVNASKGEGVTFLRQITGATSVLFAGDDTTDEDALARLEPGDVGVKVGLDFTQAEFRVEAPVHIAELLELLLQERSIAVAEEDPAAAQG comes from the coding sequence ATGACTCCTGACGGCCGCCACGCCAAGGACAAGCTCTCCCTGTCCCCTGAGCTCCGGGAAGCCATCCGGCGGATTGCCAAGACCGAGCACCTGCTCGTGGCGATGGACTTCGACGGAACAATAGCGCCCATCGTCGGCCGCGCCGGCGATGCCCGGCCGCTGCCGCGCTCGGCGGCCGCTTTCGCCGGGCTGGCTGTACTCCCACGGACGACGACGGCACTCATCTCAGGCCGTGCCCTCGCCAGCCTGCGCACTGTCGCTTCCCCTCCGGTGGATACCCTCCTCATCGGCAGCCATGGTGCAGAGGCCTGGCTGGGCCCGGGCTCCGCCGGGCTCACGCTCGATGAAGGGCAAAAGGCCCTCCTCGGGGAGGTGCGCGCCATCCTGGAGGACATCACCAGGGAAGCTCCGGGCACCGTCCTCGAAGACAAACCCGCAGGGGTGGTCCTCCATACGCGCCTGGCCGCCGACGATGTTGCTGAGGACGCTGTGGCTGCCGCCCGCTCCCTGCTGCAGGATCGGAAGGGGGTCTTCCTCAAGGACGGCAAGCGCGTCCTCGAGACCTCGGTGGTCAACGCGTCCAAAGGCGAGGGCGTCACCTTCCTCCGGCAGATCACCGGCGCTACCAGCGTCCTGTTCGCCGGCGACGACACCACCGATGAAGACGCCCTGGCCCGCCTGGAGCCGGGGGACGTGGGCGTCAAAGTGGGCCTTGACTTCACCCAGGCCGAATTTCGCGTAGAGGCCCCGGTCCATATCGCCGAACTGCTGGAGCTGCTGCTGCAGGAGCGGAGCATCGCCGTGGCGGAGGAGGACCCCGCAGCCGCCCAGGGGTAG
- a CDS encoding 1,4-alpha-glucan branching enzyme, translated as MNQPILTPALTALLQEWLPRQRWFPVKTPDFEMSQAGSLGLEDPSGHAALAVFLLRVTTQTPDGGSRTAVVQVPLSFRQAPAAGMERALVGQAAGMDPSRPWVYDAVHDPDFVGGWLELIRNGEKAPSGTAAGFRVEGERRLPTSRGVVKVLSGEQSNSSVIVDDGESAAIVKFFRVLSDGTNPEVEVGAALTAAGTSEVPATLGWVRGEWLAQAANGSGSTGTGRRYVQGELAVAHEFLAGGRDAWLLAVDAARSGTDFTAEARALGAATATVHQRLAQALGQSAEHAPGQVIAPAVAQRVRQAWAEAGSAVGPYDDALAALLDQLDHAPAGPLQRIHGDLHLGQILQVPGQAGSPARWAILDFEGEPLRPVAERNVPDVPLRDVVGMLRSFDYAAGAAQRVQEGAQVPANWVDDCAEAFLAGYAAVTPGTVDRESPLFVALWLDKALYEVVYELRNRPDWLAIPVNASRRLLGGNGAGDHAGAASEGNEMTGSARTDRPGVPLQVDEGTLGKIANGEHHAPHSVLGAHLDDYGHVTIRTVKHLAEAVTVITPAGEVPMEHEAHGVWVAVLEPLQQGHVPDYRLSVTYPGAEPVTVDEPYRYLPTVGEVDLHLIGEGRHEKLWEVLGAHVQHYKSAMGDVDGVSFAVWAPNAQAVRVKGDFNAWDGRENSLRSLGSSGVWELFVPGVLAGACYKFEIRTKAGHWVEKADPLAFGTEVPPLTASRVVEPSYAFKDDEWMEARAQRDPHNSAMSVYEVHLGSWRLGLGYRELAKELVDYVKWLGFTHVEFMPVAEHPFGGSWGYQVTSYFAPTSRFGHPDEFRYLVDTLHQAGIGVLLDWVPAHFPKDSWALAQFDGEPLYEHADPNLGEHPDWGTLIFDFGRTEVRNFLVANALYWLDEFHIDGLRVDAVASMLYLDYSREDGQWQPNRFGGRENLEAISFLQEVNATVYKTHPGAVMIAEESTAFPGVTAPTSHGGLGFGLKWNMGWMHDSLKYVSEEPVNRKWHHGTVTFSLVYAFTENFLLPISHDEVVHGKGSMLRKMPGDRWQQLANLRAFLAYQWAHPGKQLIFMGTEFGQEAEWSEQHGLDWWLADIPAHKGVQLLTKDLNELYSSTPSLYARDNEPAGFQWINGGDADRNVLSFIRWDKENNPLVCAINFSGMPHVGYTLGVPEAGAWTEVLNTDATTYGGSGVLNAGELKATGQGQDGQPATLSVTLPPLGAAYFKPGAPAAE; from the coding sequence ATGAACCAGCCAATCCTCACCCCCGCCCTCACCGCCCTCCTCCAGGAATGGCTGCCGCGGCAGCGCTGGTTCCCGGTGAAGACGCCCGACTTCGAGATGTCCCAGGCCGGCAGCCTGGGGCTCGAGGATCCCTCGGGCCATGCCGCGTTGGCTGTCTTTCTCCTGAGGGTCACCACGCAAACGCCCGACGGCGGCAGCAGGACGGCCGTGGTCCAGGTTCCCTTGAGTTTCCGGCAGGCGCCGGCTGCCGGAATGGAGCGCGCCCTTGTGGGGCAGGCTGCCGGAATGGATCCATCCCGGCCCTGGGTCTACGACGCCGTCCACGATCCCGACTTCGTGGGCGGCTGGCTGGAGCTTATCCGGAACGGGGAGAAGGCGCCGAGCGGAACTGCGGCCGGCTTCCGCGTCGAAGGTGAACGGCGGCTGCCTACCAGCCGCGGCGTAGTGAAAGTACTGTCCGGTGAGCAGTCCAACAGTTCAGTCATTGTGGACGACGGCGAGTCCGCCGCGATCGTGAAGTTCTTCCGGGTGCTGTCCGACGGCACAAACCCCGAAGTTGAAGTGGGTGCTGCCCTGACGGCTGCGGGCACGTCCGAGGTCCCCGCCACCCTTGGCTGGGTCCGCGGCGAATGGCTCGCCCAGGCGGCAAACGGATCGGGATCCACCGGCACAGGCCGGCGGTATGTCCAGGGCGAACTGGCCGTGGCGCACGAGTTCCTGGCAGGCGGCCGGGACGCCTGGCTGCTGGCCGTTGACGCCGCCCGGTCCGGCACCGACTTCACCGCAGAAGCGCGGGCGCTCGGTGCGGCCACAGCCACGGTCCACCAGCGGCTGGCCCAAGCGCTGGGCCAGTCAGCGGAACACGCCCCCGGCCAGGTGATTGCGCCCGCAGTAGCCCAACGCGTCCGCCAGGCATGGGCGGAAGCCGGAAGCGCCGTCGGCCCTTATGACGACGCCCTGGCCGCACTGCTCGACCAGCTGGACCACGCCCCGGCAGGCCCGCTGCAGCGAATCCACGGGGACCTCCACCTGGGCCAGATCCTCCAGGTTCCGGGGCAGGCGGGAAGCCCCGCCCGATGGGCCATCCTCGACTTTGAAGGCGAACCGCTGCGGCCCGTCGCGGAGCGCAACGTCCCGGACGTTCCCCTGAGGGACGTCGTGGGCATGCTCCGGTCCTTCGACTACGCCGCGGGCGCAGCCCAGCGCGTACAGGAAGGGGCGCAGGTCCCGGCCAACTGGGTTGACGACTGCGCGGAGGCCTTCCTGGCAGGGTACGCGGCTGTCACGCCCGGGACGGTGGACAGGGAGTCCCCCCTCTTTGTGGCATTGTGGCTGGACAAGGCACTGTACGAAGTAGTTTATGAATTGCGTAACAGGCCCGACTGGTTGGCGATCCCCGTGAACGCCTCCCGGCGGCTCCTGGGCGGTAACGGCGCCGGCGATCACGCCGGTGCAGCATCGGAAGGTAACGAAATGACAGGCTCAGCACGAACTGACCGGCCGGGGGTGCCGTTGCAGGTAGACGAAGGCACCCTGGGCAAGATCGCGAACGGTGAACACCACGCACCCCACTCTGTCCTGGGCGCGCACCTGGACGATTACGGCCACGTCACCATCCGTACGGTGAAGCACCTAGCGGAAGCAGTAACCGTGATTACCCCCGCGGGTGAAGTTCCGATGGAACATGAAGCCCACGGAGTGTGGGTGGCAGTCCTTGAACCACTGCAGCAGGGGCACGTCCCCGACTACCGGCTCTCGGTCACCTACCCGGGTGCCGAACCGGTCACCGTGGACGAGCCCTACCGCTACCTGCCCACCGTGGGGGAAGTGGACCTGCACCTGATCGGTGAGGGCAGGCACGAAAAGCTTTGGGAGGTGCTCGGCGCCCACGTCCAGCACTACAAGTCCGCAATGGGGGACGTGGACGGTGTTTCGTTTGCCGTCTGGGCACCCAACGCGCAGGCCGTCCGCGTCAAGGGCGACTTCAATGCCTGGGACGGGCGCGAGAACTCCCTCCGCTCGCTGGGTTCCTCGGGGGTGTGGGAACTCTTTGTGCCGGGTGTTTTGGCAGGGGCGTGCTACAAATTCGAAATCAGGACCAAGGCCGGCCACTGGGTGGAGAAGGCTGACCCCCTGGCGTTCGGTACCGAGGTTCCTCCGCTGACCGCTTCCCGGGTGGTTGAGCCTTCGTACGCCTTCAAGGACGATGAATGGATGGAGGCCCGCGCACAGCGGGATCCCCACAACTCCGCAATGAGCGTCTATGAGGTGCATCTTGGCTCCTGGCGCCTGGGACTCGGCTACCGGGAACTCGCCAAGGAACTGGTGGACTACGTCAAATGGCTCGGATTCACGCACGTGGAGTTCATGCCCGTGGCAGAGCACCCCTTCGGCGGGTCCTGGGGCTACCAGGTCACCTCGTACTTCGCCCCCACCTCCCGTTTCGGCCACCCCGATGAGTTCCGCTACCTGGTGGACACGCTTCACCAGGCCGGGATCGGCGTACTGCTGGACTGGGTTCCCGCCCACTTCCCCAAGGACTCTTGGGCCCTGGCGCAGTTCGACGGCGAGCCCCTGTACGAGCACGCGGACCCGAACCTGGGCGAGCACCCTGACTGGGGCACCCTGATCTTCGACTTCGGGCGGACCGAAGTCCGGAACTTCCTGGTGGCCAACGCCCTGTATTGGCTGGACGAGTTCCACATTGACGGCCTGCGCGTGGATGCGGTGGCTTCAATGCTTTACCTCGACTATTCGCGCGAGGACGGCCAGTGGCAACCCAACCGGTTCGGCGGCAGGGAAAACCTCGAGGCGATTTCCTTCCTCCAGGAAGTCAACGCCACGGTGTACAAGACGCACCCCGGGGCCGTGATGATCGCCGAGGAATCCACAGCGTTCCCGGGCGTCACCGCACCCACAAGCCACGGTGGCCTCGGCTTCGGGCTCAAGTGGAACATGGGCTGGATGCACGACTCGCTTAAGTACGTTTCCGAGGAGCCAGTCAACCGCAAGTGGCACCACGGAACCGTGACGTTCTCCCTGGTGTACGCGTTCACCGAGAACTTCCTGCTGCCCATCAGCCACGATGAGGTAGTCCACGGCAAGGGCTCCATGCTCCGCAAGATGCCGGGCGACCGCTGGCAGCAGCTCGCCAACCTGCGCGCTTTCCTGGCGTACCAGTGGGCGCACCCGGGCAAGCAGCTGATCTTCATGGGTACGGAGTTTGGCCAGGAAGCGGAGTGGTCCGAGCAGCACGGGCTCGACTGGTGGCTCGCCGACATCCCCGCACACAAGGGCGTCCAACTCCTTACCAAGGACCTCAACGAGCTCTACAGTTCCACTCCGTCGCTGTACGCCCGGGACAACGAGCCCGCTGGCTTCCAGTGGATCAACGGGGGAGACGCAGACCGGAACGTCCTGTCTTTCATCCGCTGGGACAAGGAGAACAACCCGCTGGTCTGCGCCATCAACTTCTCCGGAATGCCGCACGTCGGTTACACCCTGGGTGTGCCGGAGGCCGGTGCATGGACCGAAGTACTGAACACGGACGCCACCACCTACGGCGGATCCGGTGTCCTCAACGCCGGTGAGCTGAAGGCAACGGGCCAGGGACAGGATGGACAGCCGGCAACGCTGAGCGTCACCCTGCCGCCGCTCGGCGCCGCCTACTTCAAGCCTGGAGCCCCGGCCGCCGAATAG
- a CDS encoding trehalose-6-phosphate synthase yields the protein MQTPVQEKPSAPSTSGAAGSGHGGASKYDFMVVSNRLPVDRCAPGESGDDGSGWRRSPGGLVTALAPMMTKTDGAWVGWHGAPDETVKPFSHGGMDLVPVQLSTDEVELYYEGFSNATLWPLYHDVIAPPEFHRTWWDAYRKVNRRFADAVVRHADHGATVWVQDYQLQLVPRMLREARPDLRIGFFNHIPFPPPEIFAQLPWRQAIIDGLLGADLVGFQRPSDAGNFMRSARRFLGASVKQQQVHVKGQDGQVTHIARAQAFPISIDVRQITELAANPEIIERARQIRQDLGNPKTILLGVDRLDYTKGIRHRLKAFEELLADGKLSVGDATLIQVASPSRERVEQYRLLREEVEGTVGHINGTYDTIENTAVRYLHHSYPVEEMVALYLAADVMLVTALRDGMNLVAKEYVTARTNNDGALVLSEFAGAADQLKQALLMNPHDIDGLKSAIMRAVAMEPRDASRRMRAMRKQILEHDVDYWSADFLRALNEKVVRDDS from the coding sequence ATGCAAACACCCGTCCAGGAAAAACCTTCCGCACCATCCACGTCCGGCGCTGCCGGCTCCGGCCACGGCGGAGCGAGCAAATACGACTTCATGGTGGTATCCAACAGGCTGCCCGTGGACCGCTGCGCCCCCGGGGAAAGCGGGGACGACGGTTCCGGCTGGCGCCGGTCCCCCGGCGGGCTGGTGACAGCGCTGGCCCCCATGATGACCAAGACCGACGGCGCCTGGGTGGGGTGGCACGGTGCGCCCGACGAGACGGTCAAGCCCTTCAGCCACGGCGGCATGGACCTGGTCCCGGTCCAGCTCAGCACCGACGAGGTGGAGCTGTACTACGAGGGGTTTTCGAACGCCACCCTGTGGCCGCTGTACCACGACGTCATCGCCCCGCCGGAGTTCCACCGCACGTGGTGGGACGCCTACCGCAAGGTCAACAGGAGGTTCGCCGACGCCGTCGTGCGCCATGCCGATCACGGCGCCACCGTGTGGGTGCAGGACTACCAGCTCCAGCTGGTGCCGCGCATGCTGCGCGAAGCGCGGCCGGACCTCAGGATCGGGTTCTTCAACCACATCCCGTTCCCTCCGCCGGAGATCTTTGCCCAGCTGCCGTGGCGCCAGGCCATCATCGACGGCCTCCTCGGCGCCGACCTGGTGGGTTTCCAACGTCCCAGCGATGCCGGTAACTTCATGCGCTCCGCCCGCCGTTTCCTCGGCGCCAGCGTCAAGCAGCAGCAGGTCCATGTAAAAGGCCAGGATGGCCAGGTCACCCACATTGCCCGCGCGCAGGCATTCCCCATCTCCATCGACGTCCGGCAGATCACCGAGCTGGCCGCCAACCCGGAGATCATCGAGCGCGCCCGCCAGATCCGCCAGGACCTCGGGAACCCCAAGACCATCCTGCTCGGCGTGGACCGCCTGGACTACACCAAAGGCATCCGGCACCGGCTGAAGGCCTTTGAGGAACTTCTGGCGGACGGCAAACTCTCGGTTGGCGATGCCACACTGATCCAGGTGGCCAGCCCCAGCCGCGAGCGCGTTGAGCAGTACCGCCTGCTGCGGGAGGAGGTGGAGGGCACTGTGGGCCACATCAATGGCACGTATGACACCATCGAGAACACCGCTGTCCGCTACCTGCACCACAGCTATCCGGTGGAGGAGATGGTGGCGCTCTACCTTGCCGCGGACGTCATGCTGGTCACGGCGTTGCGTGACGGCATGAACCTGGTGGCCAAGGAGTACGTCACGGCACGCACCAACAACGACGGCGCCCTGGTCCTGAGCGAGTTCGCCGGCGCAGCCGACCAGCTCAAGCAGGCCCTGCTGATGAACCCCCACGATATCGACGGTCTCAAGAGCGCCATCATGCGTGCCGTGGCCATGGAACCGCGGGACGCGTCCCGGCGGATGCGGGCAATGCGCAAGCAGATCCTGGAACACGACGTGGACTACTGGTCCGCGGACTTCCTGCGCGCGCTCAACGAAAAGGTGGTCCGCGATGACTCCTGA
- a CDS encoding ABC transporter ATP-binding protein, whose product MATVTFDNATRLYPGTDKPAVDKLNIDIADGEFLVLVGPSGCGKSTSLRMLAGLEDVNAGRILIGDRDVTDVPPKDRDIAMVFQNYALYPHMTVADNMGFALKIAGVSKEERAERVREAAKLLDLEQYLDRKPKALSGGQRQRVAMGRAIVRNPQVFLMDEPLSNLDAKLRVQTRTQIASLTRRLGVTTVYVTHDQVEAMTMGDRVAVLKDGLLQQVDTPRNLYDRPKNVFVAGFIGSPAMNLLELPVVDGGVQFGGTVYPVPRDVLEEAHGSTVTLGSRPEDLETAPQGEGLKVEVDVVEELGADAYVYGHTTLDGKDHDIVARVDGRRPPMKGEVIYVRPQSGHVHLFDTKTGLRLGD is encoded by the coding sequence GTGGCTACAGTTACTTTTGATAACGCTACGCGTCTGTACCCGGGCACAGATAAGCCCGCCGTCGATAAGCTCAACATCGACATCGCCGATGGCGAATTCCTGGTCCTCGTTGGACCCTCCGGTTGCGGCAAGTCCACCTCCCTGCGCATGCTCGCAGGCCTTGAGGACGTCAACGCCGGCCGGATCCTGATCGGCGACCGCGACGTGACCGACGTTCCCCCGAAGGACCGCGACATCGCGATGGTTTTCCAGAACTACGCGCTGTACCCGCACATGACTGTGGCCGACAACATGGGCTTCGCCCTGAAGATCGCAGGCGTTTCCAAGGAAGAGCGCGCCGAGCGCGTCCGCGAAGCCGCCAAGCTCCTTGACCTTGAGCAGTACCTGGACCGCAAGCCGAAGGCACTCTCCGGCGGCCAGCGCCAGCGTGTTGCCATGGGCCGCGCAATCGTCCGTAACCCCCAGGTCTTCCTCATGGATGAGCCGCTGTCCAACCTGGACGCCAAGCTCCGCGTCCAGACCCGTACGCAGATCGCATCCCTGACCCGCCGCCTCGGCGTCACCACCGTCTACGTGACGCACGACCAGGTTGAGGCCATGACCATGGGCGACCGCGTCGCCGTGCTGAAGGACGGCCTGCTGCAGCAGGTTGACACCCCGCGCAACCTCTACGACCGCCCCAAGAACGTCTTCGTTGCCGGCTTCATCGGTTCCCCCGCCATGAACCTGCTGGAACTGCCAGTGGTGGACGGGGGCGTCCAGTTCGGCGGCACCGTGTACCCCGTGCCGCGCGACGTCCTCGAGGAAGCACACGGCTCAACCGTTACGCTGGGAAGCCGCCCGGAGGATCTCGAAACCGCGCCGCAGGGTGAAGGCCTGAAGGTTGAGGTCGACGTCGTCGAAGAGCTTGGCGCCGACGCCTACGTTTACGGCCACACCACGCTTGACGGCAAGGACCACGACATCGTGGCACGTGTCGACGGCCGCCGCCCCCCGATGAAGGGCGAGGTCATCTACGTCCGTCCGCAGTCGGGCCACGTGCACCTGTTCGACACCAAGACCGGCCTGCGCCTCGGCGACTGA
- a CDS encoding FAD-binding oxidoreductase: MGSIVDELEAILAPGQIDAGEAALRRYAVDQAPVIDFQLPLAVVFPESVADVQAVVRACAGSSVALVARGAGTGVSGGAHATENCIILSLERMDRILALNPDDETAVVEAGVVNAVLNEAAAKHGLMYAPDPASFRSSTIGGNVATNAGGLRCAKYGVTRDSVLALDVVLADGSLIHTGHQTFKGVAGYDLTSLFVGSEGTLGIVVGITVRLKYLPQEVHTVAAFYADFRQAAAGVLAVGKARVQPAIMELLDGGTLAQLDDIHGSDLTARGRSLLLIQTDGFGAAAEAQVVRDVLRAGGAAVTTEASAEAERLVELRRHSRGAEVDDEYRVGEDVAVPRSRLVHYVAALEAMAADHAVHLKVVAHAGDGNLHPTFWIDRTGNSVDAGAMERLQRVLDESITAALAMGGTITGEHGVGQYKLRWLGQEQPEPIRELQRRIKDLFDPAGILNPGKAI; encoded by the coding sequence GTGGGAAGCATAGTTGACGAACTGGAGGCCATCCTGGCGCCGGGCCAGATAGACGCGGGCGAAGCCGCACTCCGCCGCTATGCCGTCGACCAGGCCCCCGTGATCGACTTCCAGTTGCCGCTGGCCGTGGTCTTCCCGGAATCCGTGGCAGACGTCCAGGCCGTTGTCCGCGCCTGCGCAGGCAGCAGCGTGGCCCTCGTGGCGCGCGGCGCAGGGACAGGGGTCTCCGGCGGGGCCCACGCCACCGAGAACTGCATCATCCTTTCGCTTGAACGCATGGACCGGATCCTCGCCCTCAACCCCGACGACGAAACCGCGGTAGTGGAGGCGGGCGTGGTCAATGCCGTCCTCAATGAGGCCGCCGCGAAGCATGGGCTGATGTATGCGCCGGACCCTGCCAGCTTCCGCAGTTCCACCATCGGCGGGAACGTTGCCACGAACGCCGGCGGGCTGCGGTGTGCCAAGTACGGCGTCACCAGGGATTCGGTCCTCGCGCTGGACGTGGTGCTGGCTGACGGCTCGCTCATCCATACCGGGCACCAGACGTTCAAGGGCGTGGCCGGCTACGACCTCACCAGCCTGTTCGTGGGTTCGGAGGGAACCCTCGGCATCGTCGTCGGGATCACGGTCCGCCTGAAGTACCTGCCGCAGGAAGTCCACACTGTTGCAGCGTTCTACGCGGACTTCCGGCAGGCTGCCGCGGGCGTCCTGGCCGTCGGCAAGGCACGGGTCCAGCCGGCCATCATGGAACTGCTCGACGGCGGCACGCTGGCACAGCTGGATGACATCCACGGCTCGGACCTTACCGCCCGGGGCAGGTCGCTGCTGCTGATCCAGACTGATGGCTTCGGTGCAGCCGCCGAAGCCCAGGTAGTGCGGGACGTGCTGCGGGCCGGGGGCGCAGCTGTTACCACCGAGGCCAGCGCAGAGGCGGAGCGGCTGGTGGAGCTTCGCCGGCACAGCAGGGGAGCGGAGGTGGACGACGAATACCGCGTGGGCGAGGACGTCGCCGTTCCCCGTTCCCGGCTGGTGCACTATGTTGCTGCCCTGGAAGCCATGGCCGCGGACCACGCAGTGCACCTCAAAGTGGTGGCGCACGCCGGCGACGGGAACCTCCACCCCACTTTCTGGATCGACCGCACGGGCAACAGCGTGGACGCCGGCGCCATGGAACGGCTGCAGCGGGTCCTGGACGAGTCCATCACGGCCGCGCTTGCCATGGGCGGGACCATCACCGGCGAGCACGGAGTGGGCCAGTACAAATTGCGCTGGTTGGGGCAGGAGCAGCCCGAGCCCATCCGCGAGCTGCAACGCAGGATCAAGGACCTCTTTGATCCTGCCGGTATCCTCAACCCGGGGAAGGCTATCTAG